Proteins encoded by one window of Bactrocera oleae isolate idBacOlea1 chromosome 4, idBacOlea1, whole genome shotgun sequence:
- the Lsm10 gene encoding U7 snRNA-associated Sm-like protein LSm10, translated as MQKASGKETYLITNTLNCLPFLLDGHSVLIDLRNESSVAGRIDATGTDGFMNIHLIDAVFIDRYGLQYPFEQFMVRPRMIRQIHLPAHLDAASAIRDWLDHGRKPVRNAPQQRKGKMTFKEKRAKQKHIEVLNEILKNQK; from the coding sequence atgcaaaaagccAGTGGAAAAGAAACTTATCTTATCACAAATACTCTGAATTGTTTACCATTTCTGTTGGATGGTCATTCAGTTTTGATAGATTTGCGGAACGAATCATCTGTGGCCGGTCGTATTGATGCCACTGGAACTGATGGTTTTATGAATATCCACTTAATAGATGCTGTATTTATAGATAGATATGGTCTCCAATATCCCTTCGAACAGTTTATGGTGCGTCCACGTATGATACGTCAAATACATTTACCGGCACATTTAGATGCTGCAAGCGCCATACGTGACTGGTTGGATCATGGCCGGAAACCAGTCAGGAACGCACCACAACAACGAAAGGGAAAAATGACCTTTAAAGAAAAACGTGCAAAGCAAAAGCACATAGAGGTGttgaatgaaatattaaaaaaccaaaaatga